One stretch of Siphonobacter curvatus DNA includes these proteins:
- the lptC gene encoding LPS export ABC transporter periplasmic protein LptC, protein MRQVTLFLTCILLSAFGLMACEEKQVVSSKPYTGPQQETYDVQVVYSDSGHKVIRMVTPVQLDLLTGDRIFPKEIRLYFYDKAGTEHTWLRADSGRYIRMQNLYRMIGHVKIENRIKQETLETDELFWSPDRKRIYTDRPVTSRTPTGVTNGTGLVATQDFKQYGLGKVRNSQMQVNDLPE, encoded by the coding sequence ATGAGACAAGTAACGCTTTTTCTTACCTGTATTTTGTTGAGTGCATTTGGATTAATGGCCTGTGAAGAAAAACAGGTTGTTAGTTCAAAGCCCTATACCGGGCCTCAACAGGAAACGTACGATGTACAAGTAGTATACAGCGATTCGGGGCACAAAGTGATCCGTATGGTAACGCCCGTTCAGTTGGATTTGCTAACGGGCGATCGGATCTTTCCCAAAGAGATCCGACTGTATTTTTACGATAAAGCCGGTACCGAACATACCTGGCTTCGGGCGGATTCTGGCCGTTACATTCGGATGCAGAATCTGTATCGCATGATCGGACACGTGAAAATTGAAAACCGGATTAAGCAGGAAACTCTCGAAACGGACGAGCTGTTCTGGAGCCCCGATCGGAAACGTATCTATACAGATCGACCCGTAACCAGCCGAACCCCCACCGGGGTTACCAACGGTACGGGGCTGGTGGCTACGCAGGACTTTAAGCAATATGGTCTGGGAAAAGTACGTAATAGCCAGATGCAGGTGAATGATCTTCCTGAGTAA
- a CDS encoding c-type cytochrome produces the protein MKTFVYVLFSALLGLTACQSEEEIKRQQYVAEGFDLYKKSCMNCHQTQGEGMANLYPPLAGSDFLTASNKALVICGMRNGFQHPLRVNGKLYRQPMPGNTALKALDLAVLTTFLYNEWGNEKKITDVTEVEKALTKCP, from the coding sequence TTGAAAACGTTCGTATACGTTCTCTTTTCAGCCCTACTAGGATTAACCGCTTGTCAGTCGGAAGAAGAAATTAAACGGCAGCAATACGTAGCCGAAGGATTTGATCTGTACAAGAAGAGCTGCATGAATTGCCATCAGACTCAAGGTGAAGGAATGGCTAATCTGTATCCACCGCTGGCTGGCTCCGATTTTCTTACGGCCTCCAATAAAGCCCTTGTCATCTGTGGCATGCGGAATGGTTTTCAACATCCGCTACGCGTAAACGGAAAGCTGTATCGCCAGCCCATGCCCGGTAATACGGCACTAAAAGCCCTGGACCTAGCCGTATTGACTACCTTTTTGTACAATGAATGGGGTAATGAAAAGAAGATTACGGATGTAACCGAGGTTGAGAAAGCGTTGACAAAGTGCCCTTAG